In the genome of Aspergillus flavus chromosome 8, complete sequence, one region contains:
- a CDS encoding transcriptional regulatory protein DEP1: MEVAESRESASVGPSAGAESTITNGEHHLLLADALIDDDDDGRSSSLSEIDDVSENMVFDLESPKPEKAMTENDSEAETERIEDSPNNIRLRRDIVVSATNHGPSPSKLAQSTTYDEVDDEEHVPDDSPSKPRSKNNQVPDLGEETPGLDESALSEGIGKKRKRLGSADEMGTELDEEDEPPQKRRGSLKSELSDPPAEDIVLTPEPIEEEPMEEPSKPNEDDTPVDDIPESDLPAAPAKGRKSRKGKRKGRKARDVDEDADMALETGAEGGGDDALGDEEAAEREEADDGEAAAKLEEESAKRVSAMESLAVLEREFAALRDKIYDERVSKLNRELEMLNGPNPTHPEFLRQLECIQRYRDAKIKYEHTLYQYRIKALLNKSLAERAQAHSTYFQRARDVREKHSSAISKQFYAIQHDRFKTDEVSPQHYIPFPTRRSQQIANQTAYNQEVSILAGVAKYVGFPAAPSLSAARPAELEEDMEKMGISIETRVPISHHHSTLQRGAMSSMSSNVFRAAAEEAFLEQTPWANPQHPIHHQQQIPPRPQSRVFENPRAPAYTTPAAQKRVVDIHAPNGSASTIAENSSANNTPYDHEQPTQGLGPYGNPEYDADRRSGFRSLSSSPLDVRKPHPSSYNTLDNRSPPHRNAGYSPPPARLGLFQSKRDSSPPPLPSKSANSIHHHGSTGVLGGSGSNQMTAR; the protein is encoded by the exons ATGGAGGTGGCCGAAAGCAGGGAATCCGCTTCGGTCGGTCCGTCCGCCGGGGCAGAgtccaccatcaccaatgGCGAAcaccaccttctccttgccgACGCGCTtatagatgatgatgatgacggaCGATCTAGTAGTCTAAGTGAAATTGACGATGTCTCCGAGAATATGGTGTTCGACCTCGAGTCGCCTAAACCTGAGAAGGCTATGACGGAAAACGATTCGGAGGCGGAAACCGAGCGCATTGAAGATTCTCCGAATAATATTAGATTGAGAAGAGACATTGTTGTGAGCGCAACTAATCATGGTCCGAGCCCCAGCAAGCTAGCTCAATCAACGACTTACGATGAAGTTGACGACGAGGAGCATGTACCAGACGATTCGCCCAGCAAGCCCCGCTCAAAAAATAACCAGGTCCCTGACCTTGGCGAAGAGACGCCAGGGCTTGATGAGTCCGCACTTTCAGAAGGCATCGGGAAGAAACGTAAACGGCTCGGCTCGGCTGATGAAATGGGCACCGAACTtgacgaagaggacgagCCTCCTCAGAAACGTCGCGGCTCTCTCAAAAGCGAACTGAGTGATCCTCCCGCAGAGGATATTGTACTGACGCCTGAGCCCATTGAGGAGGAACCCATGGAGGAACCTTCCAAGCCTAACGAGGATGATACCCCAGTCGATGATATTCCCGAGTCCGACTTGCCAGCGGCTCCTGCtaagggaagaaagagtaGGAAAGGCAAGCGAAAGGGGCGGAAAGCGAGAGATGTCGATGAGGATGCTGACATGGCTCTCGAAACTGGCGCGGAAGGCGGTGGGGATGATGCACTTggggatgaggaggctgccGAACGCGAAGAAGCAGATGATGGTGAGGCTGCCGCCAaacttgaagaagaat CAGCGAAACGGGTATCTGCGATGGAATCGCTGGCAGTTTTAGAGCGGGAGTTCGCCGCCCTGCGAGACAA GATCTATGATGAACGAGTCTCTAAACTTAATCGCGAACTCGAAATGCTGAACGGCCCGAATCCTACACATCCCGAATTCCTGCGGCAGTTGGAGTGTATACAGCGGTATCGGGACGCCAAGATTAAATACGAACATACACTGTATCAATACCGAATCAAGGCCCTATTGAACAAGAGCCTGGCCGAGCGTGCACAAGCGCATAGTACTTACTTCCAGCGGGCTCGGGACGTTCGTGAAAAGCATTCGAGTGCCATCAGCAAGCAGTTCTATGCCATTCAGCATGATCGCTTCAAGACGGATGAAGTTAGTCCGCAGCATTATATTCCGTTTCCCACACGCCGTTCGCAACAGATTGCCAACCAGACTGCCTACAACCAAGAAGTATCCATTCTGGCTGGTGTTGCAAAGTATGTCGGTTTCCCAGCCGCTCCTTCATTGTCTGCTGCACGACCGGcggagcttgaggaggacATGGAAAAGATGGGC ATCTCCATTGAAACGAGAGTTCCTATCTCACATCATCACTCAACGTTACAACGAGGCGCCATGTCGTCTATGTCGTCGAACGTCTTCCGCGCCGCGGCGGAGGAAGCGTTCTTAGAACAGACCCCTTGGGCCAACCCACAGCATCCAATACATCATCAACAGCAGATTCCGCCAAGGCCCCAGAGTCGGGTATTTGAGAACCCGCGGGCACCGGCTTACACCACACCAGCAGCTCAAAAACGAGTAGTGGACATTCATGCTCCTAACGGGTCGGCATCCACCATTGCCGAAAATTCCTCAGCAAACAACACACCCTATGATCACGAACAGCCCACACAGGGTCTCGGGCCGTATGGGAATCCCGAATACGACGCAGACCGACGATCCGGGTTCCGATCATTAAGCTCCTCCCCGCTAGATGTACGGAAACCCCATCCATCCTCGTATAACACACTCGACAACCGATCACCGCCTCACCGGAATGCCGGTTACTCACCGCCTCCTGCCCGATTAGGGCTCTTCCAGTCGAAACGTGATtcatcaccaccgccgcTGCCCTCCAAATCAGCGAATTCCATACATCATCACGGATCAACTGGAGTCCTAGGTGGCTCCGGCTCGAACCAAATGACAGCCCGCTAG
- a CDS encoding nucleolar protein 12 (RNA binding protein, putative): protein MGKKSKSQSEKAPQTEKAETSLPFLAGNVGIDPTLASLFETSSGPVKAPSLPTTSSAVEKPAAGDDSSEDVSEPEDEDQVMQEASEASSDAGGEPAQAASEPPSRKRKRAAGEDLEESYMRRIAKEEQKEEQKRRAEKAKRQKGEGEEEDEATSTDKSDDENEDESSDEDEEVAIPKHETVTGDAQSSDIDKSNRTVFLSNVSNEAIKSKSAKKTLLKHFESFLSTLPESTGPHKVESIRFRSTAFASGGKIPKRAAFAKREVLDETTPSTNAYIVYSTVQAARKAPVALNGTVVLDRHVRVDSVAHPAPVDNKRCVFVGNLNFVDQEGNADDEEKPKKKKAPADVEEGLWRTFNAHTSKPKDQATRRGNVESVRVVRDSVTRVSKGFAYVQFYDQNCVEEALLLNGKQFPPLLPRKLRVMRAKKQLKKREAGGSTQGKPLREADKTLQGRAGKLFGRAGAAKVRADATKIISNNSLVFEGHRATDNGSSRIRVKTKSRGSKGKPKNRSSKRAAAYKAAGGKKRKTE, encoded by the exons atgggaaagaaatcaaagtcCCAGTCGGAAAAAGCTCCGCAGACCGAAAAGGCAGAAAcgtctcttcctttcttagCTGGAAATGTCGGAATTGACCCAACGTTGGCGTCCTTGTTTGAGACGAGT TCGGGCCCAGTAAAAGCGCCGTCGTTGCCCACAACCAGCAGCGCCGTTGAAAAACCCGCCGCAGGTGACGATAGCAGTGAAGACGTGTCGGAgcccgaagatgaagatcagGTTATGCAGGAAGCATCCGAAGCCTCGAGCGACGCTGGTGGTGAGCCCGCTCAGGCGGCTTCAGAGCCTCCCAGTCGGAAACGAAAGAGGGCTGCGGGAGAAGATCTCGAAGAATCTTATATGCGTCGCATAGCaaaggaagaacagaaggaagaacagaagcGCCGCgcggaaaaagcaaagaggcaaaaaggcgagggtgaagaagaggatgaagcgACATCTACCGACAAATCCGACGACGAGAATGAGGATGAAAGTtccgacgaagatgaagaggttgCGATACCCAAACACGAAACTGTGACCGGTGACGCTCAGTCGTCTGATATTGACAAGTCCAACCGCACGGTGTTCCTAAGCAATGTCTCCAATGAGGCCATCAAGTCCAAGTCCGCCAAGAAGACCCTTTTGAAACATTTTGAATCGTTCCTTTCTACACTCCCTGAATCTACGGGACCTCACAAAGTGGAATCGATACGTTTCCGTTCTACGGCCTTCGCGAGCGGGGGAAAGATCCCGAAGCGGGCTGCCTTTGCCAAGCGCGAGGTTCTGGATGAAACCACTCCTAGTACCAACGCCTATATCGTTTATAGTACTGTCCAGGCCGCTCGAAAGGCTCCTGTTGCCCTGAACGGGACTGTCGTCCTGGATAGACACGTCCGTGTTGACAGCGTCGCACATCCCGCCCCGGTCGATAATAAACGGTGCGTTTTCGTCGGCAACCTCAACTTCGTGGACCAGGAAGGCAAcgccgatgatgaggaaaagccgaagaagaagaaggctccGGCCGATGTCGAAGAAGGACTTTGGCGGACCTTTAATGCCCACACCAGCAAACCCAAAGATCAGGCTACCCGTCGGGGCAATGTCGAGTCCGTTCGGGTCGTTCGCGACAGCGTCACCCGTGTTTCGAAGGGGTTTGCCTATGTCCAATTCTACGATCAGAATTGTGTGGAGGAGGCCCTTCTGCTGAATGGAAAGCAGTTTCCGCCCTTGCTTCCCCGGAAACTACGTGTCATGCGAGCTAAGAAACAGCTGAAGAAACGTGAAGCCGGCGGCAGCACTCAAGGCAAACCGCTGCGGGAGGCGGACAAGACGCTTCAAGGTCGTGCTGGCAAGCTTTTTGGCAGGGCGGGTGCGGCCAAGGTCAGGGCAGATGCAACGAAAATCATCTCCAACAACTCGTTAGTGTTCGAAGGCCACCGAGCGACGGATAATGGGTCGTCGCGCATCCGCGTGAAGACGAAGAGTCGTGGCAGCAAAGGCAAGCCGAAGAACCGCAGTAGCAAACGAGCCGCCGCGTATAAGGCAGcgggagggaaaaagaggaagactgaATAA
- a CDS encoding cystathionine beta-lyase (cystathionine gamma-lyase), whose product MTNSTNGAPAQDKRFGTLAVHSGAHHDPTTGAVIAPISLSTTFAQTSVGSPVGLYEYTRSSNPNRDNFEEAIAALEHAKYALAFSSGSATTAVILQSLAAGSHVVSISDVYGGTHRYFTKVANAHGVDVTFTPTIESDVEKLIRPETKLVWIETPSNPTLGLVDIEKVAAIAHRHGILVVVDNTFMSPYVQNPLDHGADIVVHSVTKYINGHSDVLMGVAAFSSDSLKERLGFLQNAIGAVPSPFDCWLAHRGLKTLHLRAREATTNATAIAKALEASPHVISVNYPGIDSHPQRAIAVKQHRQGMGGGMLSFRIQGGEKAAHLFCKYTKVFTLAESLGGVESLCEVPASMTHAGIPKDQREAAGVFDDLVRMSCGIEDVEDLLADVLQALKKAVASSEQNGSA is encoded by the exons ATGACCAACTCGACCAACGGAGCCCCTGCTCAGGACAAGCGCTTCGGCACTTTGGCTGTCCATTCCGGCGCTCACCATGATCCAACGACTGGCGCTGTTATTGCTCCC atctccctctccaccactTTCGCTCAGACCAGTGTCGGTAGCCCTGTAGGTCTCTACGAATACACACGTagctccaaccccaaccg CGATAACTTCGAAGAAGCCATTGCAGCTCTTGAGCACGCTAAATATGCCCTCGCATTCTCCTCTGGTTCCGCAACCACTGCGGTGATCCTTCAGTCCCTCGCGGCCGGCTCGCATGTCGTCTCGATTTCCGATGTCTATGGTGGAACTCACAGGTACTTCACAAAGGTCGCCAACGCCCATGGTGTGGATGTGACGTTCACACCCACCATCGAGTCGGACGTGGAGAAGTTGATCCGTCCGGAGACCAAGCTCGTGTGGATCGAAACCCCCTCAAACCCGACTTTAGGATTGGTCGATATTGAGAAGGTTGCTGCCATTGCGCATCGCCATGGAATCCTTGTGGTGGTTGACAACACATTCATGAGCCCCTATGTCCAGAACCCTCTGGACCACGGTGCCGACATCGTCGTGCACTCCGTTACTAAGTACATTAACGGCCATTCG GATGTTCTGATGGGCGTCGCCGCGTTCAGCTCCGATAGCTTGAAAGAGCGCCTTGGATTCCTCCAGAACGCCATTGGTGCCGTTCCTTCTCCCTTCGACTGCTGGCTCGCTCACCGTGGCCTTAAGACTCTCCACTTGCGTGCCCGCGAGGCCACCACTAACGCCACGGCTATCGCCAAGGCCCTTGAGGCTTCCCCCCATGTTATCTCCGTCAACTACCCCGGCATCGATTCTCACCCTCAGCGTGCGATTGCTGTCAAGCAGCACCGCCAGGGCATGGGCGGTGGTATGCTCAGTTTCCGCATCCAGGGTGGCGAGAAGGCTGCTCACCTTTTCTGCAAGTATACCAAGGTCTTCACCTTGGCCGAGAGTTTGGGTGGTGTGGAGAGTCTTTGCGAGGTTCCCGCTAGCATGACTCACGCCGGTATTCCCAAGGACCAGCGTGAGGCTGCTGGTGTCTTCGACGACCTCGTCCGCATGAGCTGTGGTATTGAGGATGTAGAGGATCTCCTGGCCGACGTTCTCCAGGCTCTTAAGAAGGCTGTCGCCTCCAGCGAACAAAACGGCTCCGCTTAA
- a CDS encoding uncharacterized protein (domain of unknown function-domain containing protein) — translation MAQSTGSLVDQIAQLNAARTLVLGDAAFYPQIVNGVLPIIGARSRLELRRWGAEFLAETFSSPALAPAQKEQLAAIALQTLRETLELPEKDTVTLKHIVEAAASLYPLKCAGNQFKPAHWGIVGTDTLDNCSINHPEDSKVWENMTAIKDDILRRWDTSPFSVKVCCIKFVQRVVQVQTHGLTDPRVRTGKKEMPAVPKGKTVDDSQRPEQNETSLAIVPRNHSILSLPYLEAEASGLLDRLLSSIVPCPTNGPVIVSDPLLVNATLNSLAILIRTRQSIGNKIINAILSFVPARQARTPVTPAVRVGVKSMERTARALMINIMKRNPSHPLASKMQQHIERLMQSRIETVDDSSKKRGLPTEPTDGLDNSKRAKLDAESPPLIKVSPLPPGPVSYSQLYTLTEDAGLSSFDVKQLPVELLVKIVVPVLARVDQSALQQAVDGVRMRYQTLQKQQAAQPPPPATGEEEDDDYEPEYQPMDVPEQAAEQEDALSAEPADLQPDLVSLGPFVLPQPPPLSENEAAEIGRSAVGRVFDMLASSGVAPNTGKGKSQQHLGFSRLAGSTFDRDAWVTLLTRLATRAPAGLEVDHKKNDQDPSSKRPTISDSIRETLYRYILEDFRGRVNVGIMWLNEEWYNDRIQMKFTASQRGEEDEESSVPLHYDQWSLRLLDGFLPYLDSRDTKIFIRFLSEIPEVTIPITKRVASLAKDPERVNLCIQSLLYLIMFRPPAREMCLNAVEDVYQTYEESRPAAGKVLARWRPQSTAVQQAQPEQQSTLVNRTVESENNTPVANGA, via the exons ATGGCTCAGTCGACTGGTAGTCTTGTCGACCAGATCGCCCAGCTCAACGCTGCCCGAACCCTCGTTCTGGGCGATGCCGCATTCTACCCACAAATTGTGAATGGTGTTCTTCCTATAATTGGTGCGCGATCGCGATTGGAATTACGACGATGGGGTGCAGAATTCTTAGCGGAGACCTTCTCCAGCCCGGCGCTGGCTCCAGCTCAGAAGGAGCAGCTAGCTGCCATTGCTTTGCAGACACTACGAGAGACGTTGGAGTTGCCGGAAAAGGATACTGTGACTTTGAAACATATAGTGGAAGCTGCGGCCAGTTTATATCCCCTG AAGTGCGCAGGAAACCAATTTAAGCCGGCTCACTGGGGAATTGTGGGAACTGACACTCTTGATAATTGCAGCATCAACCACCCTGAAGACTCCAAAGTTTGGGAGAATATGACCGCTATTAAGGACGATATACTCCGGAGATGGGATACGTCCCCATTCTCGGTGAAAGTATGCTGTATCAAGTTTGTACAGCGGGTGGTTCAAGTCCAGACCCACGGTCTAACGGACCCTAGAGTACGtacaggaaagaaagaaatgccCGCTGTTCCCAAAGGAAAGACTGTTGATGATTCCCAGCGGCCGGAGCAGAATGAAACGTCCTTGGCCATTGTTCCTAGAAATCATtccatcctctccctcccGTACTTAGAAGCCGAGGCGTCGGGCCTACTGGATAGATTGCTGTCG TCAATTGTGCCATGTCCCACTAATGGACCCGTCATCGTTAGCGACCCCCTCCTAGTGAATGCGACGTTGAACAGTCTAGCGATCCTGATTCGAACCCGACAGTCCATCGGTAACAAGATTATCAACGCGATCCTAAGCTTCGTTCCTGCAAGACAAGCACGCACCCCGGTGACGCCTGCGGTTCGTGTTGGCGTCAAGTCGATGGAGCGCACGGCTAGGGCCCTCATGATCAATATAATGAAGAG AAATCCTAGCCATCCCCTCGCAAGCAAAATGCAGCAGCATATCGAGCGCTTGATGCAGTCGCGCATAGAAACCGTTGATGATAGCTCGAAGAAGCGTGGCCTACCGACCGAGCCAACAGATGGTCTGGACAATTCCAAGCGGGCAAAACTAGATGCTGAATCCCCTCCACTGATCAAGGTGTCACCGCTGCCTCCGGGCCCAGTCAGTTACTCACAGCTCTATACGTTAACTGAAGACGCTGGCCTCTCCTCTTTTGATGTGAAGCAACTACCGGTTGAGCTTCTTGTCAAGATTGTGGTTCCTGTTTTAGCTCGTGTAGACCAATCTGCCCTGCAGCAGGCCGTTGAT GGTGTACGAATGCGGTATCAGACGCTCCAGAAGCAGCAAGCTGCGCAGCCTCCTCCACCGGCAAcgggtgaagaagaagacgatgactATGAGCCCGAATATCAACCCATGGACGTGCCCGAACAGGCGGCAGAGCAGGAAGACGCACTGTCGGCTGAACCGGCCGATCTTCAGCCCGACTTGGTGTCACTCGGTCCTTTTGTGCTCCCACAACCTCCCCCACTATCAGAAAATGAGGCTGCAGAGATCGGCCGAAGTGCCGTGGGAAGAGTGTTTGACATGCTGGCATCGAGCGGTGTGGCGCCAAATactggaaaaggaaagagccAGCAACACCTAGGTTTCTCGAGGCTGGCTGGCAGCACCTTTGATCGGGACGCCTGGGTAACACTACTCACCCGACTCGCGACGCGGGCGCCTGCTGGGTTAGAGGTAGACCACAAGAAGAACGATCAAGACCCGTCGTCGAAGAGACCGACGATATCCGATTCTATACGCGAAACATTGTATCGATATATACTCGAAGATTTCAGAGGCCGAGTAAATGTTGGAATCATGTGGTTGAACGAGGAATGGTACAATGACCGAATTCAAATGAAATTTACCGCGTCCCAACGAggtgaggaagatgaggaatcGTCGGTGCCATTGCACTACGACCAGTGGTCACTGCGGCTTCTGGACGGATTTTTGCCGTATCTGGATTCTCGGGACACCAAGATCTTTATCCGGTTCCTCAGCGAGATTCCAGAGGTAACCATTCCCATCACAAAACGGGTAGCCAGTCTCGCAAAAGATCCTGAGAGAGTGAATCTCTGCATCCAATCGTTGCT GTATCTGATTATGTTCCGGCCCCCGGCGCGGGAAATGTGTCTCAATGCCGTAGAGGATGTTTATCAGACAT ACGAGGAATCACGACCCGCCGCTGGTAAAGTCCTAGCCAGATGGCGTCCGCAGAGCACAGCTGTACAGCAAGCACAACCCGAACAACAATCTACCTTGGTGAACCGCACAGTTGAATCAGAGAACAACACTCCCGTCGCAAACGGTGCTTAG
- a CDS encoding putative DNA-directed RNA polymerase III subunit 22.9 kDa (DNA-directed RNA polymerase III subunit 22.9 kDa, putative), whose protein sequence is MFILTTLSDLIQISPEDFSKYSSVAIEDNINEKYANKVIQKVGLCIGFYDLLESSDGLIGHGTGLVNVNVKFRLIVFRPFKGEIMLGKISSATEHGIKIGVEFFNDILVPPNLLLDGARFDYADQVWIWENEDGSTFYFDIGEVVRFRVEIEEWHDQIPNAPDLGDAAAIERKPPYSIIGSMQMAGLGPISWW, encoded by the exons ATGTTCATTCTT ACGACCCTCTCCGATCTGATACAGATCTCCCCAGAAGACTTCTCGAAGTATAGTTCTGTCGCCATCGAGGACAACATCAATGAGAAGTACGCAAATAAA GTCATTCAAAAAGTTGGCCTGTGCATTGGATTCTACGACTTGTTAGAGTCATCGGACGGTCTTATCGGCCATGGCACTGGTTTAGTCAACGTTAACG TCAAGTTCCGCCTTATTGTGTTTCGTCCGTTCAAAGGAGAAATTATGTTGGGCAAGATCTCCAGCGCTACGGAACATGGTATTAAAA TTGGTGTAGAATTTTTCAACGATATTCTCGTACCTCCAAACCTTCTCTTAGACGGTGCCAGATT TGACTATGCCGATCAAGTTTGGATCTGGGAAAACGAGGACGGCTCCACATTCTACTTTGATATTGGAGAAGTTGTCCGATTCCGTGTTGAAATAGAAGAGTGGCATGACCAAATACCAAACGCCCCAGATCTAGGAGATGCCGCCGCTATCGAACGGAAGCCACCGTATTCCATTATT GGATCAATGCAAATGGCTGGCCTGGGACCTATATCTTGGTGGTAA
- a CDS encoding NADH-ubiquinone oxidoreductase subunit, producing MFFARRSATSARLLLRNQPQRRFDSHAAHHHAEPVNESFGRSFYVTVGSFASAYVLYRLSKSTEESGSQSWISSLIQKWTPSEKVFEERNAIRTVVMEKAAHDRHLFQSQGPRAVFELKQPEVSFNSAPPFNVPAGSAMDMSHVTAHYERQNRELEEARVARMQDGKVVSIYD from the exons ATGTTCTTCGCTAGGCGATCGGCCACTTCCGCGCGGCTACTGCTGCGCAACCAACCCCAGCGGCGATTCGACTCGCACGCGGCTCACCACCATGCTGAGCCTGTGAACGAGAGCTTCGGT CGTAGCTTCTACGTCACCGTCGGCTCCTTCGCCTCTGCCTACGTCCTTTACCGACTGAGCAAGTCCACCGAGGAGTCTGGATCGCAATCGTGGATTTCCAGCCTCATCCAAAAGTGGACCCCTTCGGAGAAGGTttttgaagagagaaatgcCATTCGCACTGTCGTAATGGAGAAGGCTGCCCATGACCGCCACTTGTTCCAGAGTCAGGGCCCTAGAGCCGTTTTCGAATTGAAGCAGCCCGA GGTCAGCTTCAACTCCGCCCCGCCTTTCAACGTCCCTGCCGGCTCGGCTATGGATATGAGCCATGTTACCGCACACTATGAGCGCCAAAATagggagctggaagaggccCGTGTTGCCCGGATGCAAGATGGCAAGGTTGTCTCTATCTATGATTAG
- a CDS encoding Ser-Thr-rich glycosyl-phosphatidyl-inositol-anchored membrane family-domain-containing protein gives MRSIFYLTLSAMASLAAAATNSANPFNIPSEGYSFEAGEPTTLSWKPTTSGTVSLKLQWGAVMTSNTGTTIAQNIPNSGSYTWTPPANLAAQPDYTIEIFNDDDTSEVNYLPRFTVAGATAAASTTASATTTAETTSATESSTTETTTNTKSATETHTTLTKATASTASSTSATASGTSTESTSASASATGTSTGTSTGSASTSTEASSTTSASASASTTSVVNVNGGMVNRVSGGMLAIVLGAIAVL, from the exons ATGCGTTCCATCTTCTACTTGACTCTCAGCGCCATGGCGTCtctcgctgctgctgctaccaACAGTGCCAACCCGTTCAACATCCCCTCTGAGGGTTATTCGTTCGAGGCTGGTGAGCCGACTACGCTCTCCTGGAAGCCTACCACCAGCGGCACCGTCTCCCTGAAGCTCCAATGGGGCGCTGTGATGACTTCGAACACGGGTACTACCATTGCCC AGAACATTCCCAACTCGGGCAGCTACACATGGACTCCTCCTGCCAACCTCGCGGCTCAGCCTGACTACACCATTGAGATCTTCAACGACGATGACACCAGTGAGGTCAACTATCTCCCGCGGTTCACCGTGGCCGGTGCTACTGCCGCCGCGTCTACCACCGCGTCTGCCACCACTACCGCTGAGACTACCTCTGCCACCGAGTCTTCCACGACTGAGACGACCACTAACACCAAGTCCGCCACCGAGACTCATACCACATTGACTAAGGCGACTGCTAGCACTGCCTCGAGCACTTCGGCTACTGCCTCTGGCACCAGCACCGAGTCCACTAGCGCCTCCGCCAGCGCCACCGGCACCTCGACCGGCACCTCTACTGGTTCTGCCTCAACCTCCACTGAGGCTTCCAGCACCACCTCCGCCAGTGCATCGGCCTCGACCACTAGCGTTGTCAACGTCAATGGCGGTATGGTTAACCGCGTCTCTGGCGGCATGCTGGCGATCGTTCTGGGTGCCATTGCCGTCCTGTGA
- a CDS encoding pyridine nucleotide-disulfide oxidoreductase-domain-containing protein, whose translation MNSQRCAAVVVGAGPAGLAVIGNLLEKQLGGKIAWIDPYFQAGRVNRKYREVPSNTKVALFQAYATAVQPFRSVINSTRIPSPFSTMAKLDQEKTCHLHHAADMVRALTEGITKMDQVYACRGYVTAANLVEKTSSWTVRIQRADHLDEVEVITPRLILCTGSSPTEVPIPVCGQHIERLDLDVVLKPSDLVSYLPRNEPQTVGVVGASHSAILALLNLVDLARSTHPQLRIKWFTRHPLRYAEYMDGWILRDNTGLKGSAADFARQQLEEDKLPQSEAGRFITKVDCGGGQEAAQYERHLPSCTHLVQAVGFTRDPLPELSVNGRLLDPEFDSVSGGFHDATGRVVPGLHGAGIAFPERVVDPYGNVEHAVGFWKFMKFIKRVSPQWTA comes from the exons ATGAATTCACAGAGATGTGCCGCGGTCGTCGTGGGAGCCGGCCCCGCCGGTCTCGCCGTTATTGGAAATCTATTGGAGAAGCAACTAGGGGGGAAGATCGCCTGGATTGATCCATACTTTCAGGCTGGTCGGGTGAATCGCAAGTACCGCGAAGTGCCTAG TAACACCAAAGTCGCCCTGTTCCAAGCGTATGCCACAGCAGTCCAGCCCTTCCGCTCCGTAATCAACAGCACCCGTATCCCTAGTCCATTCTCAACGATGGCCAAACTCGATCAAGAGAAGACCTGCCACCTGCATCATGCGGCAGACATGGTTCGTGCCTTGACAGAGGGCATCACTAAGATGGACCAGGTTTATGCGTGTCGGGGGTATGTCACGGCTGCCAACCTGGTAGAGAAA ACTTCGTCTTGGACCGTTCGGATCCAACGTGCGGACCACCTCGACGAAGTTGAGGTCATTACCCCTAGACTCATCTTGTGTACGGGATCGTCGCCGACAGAGGTGCCGATCCCGGTGTGTGGACAGCACATCGAGAGGCTGGATCTAGATGTAGTACTCAAACCTAGTGACCTCGTCTCGTATCTTCCCCGCAATGAGCCCCAGACTGTGGGGGTTGTTGGAGCTTCCCATAGTGCCATTCTGGCGCTCCTCAACCTGGTAGATCTGGCCCGCAGTACCCACCCTCAGCTCCGCATTAAGTGGTTTACTCGGCATCCGCTGAGGTATGCCGAGTACATGGATGGCTGGATTCTGCGGGACAACACCGGCCTGAAGGGTTCCGCCGCCGACTTTGCACGACAACAGCTGGAGGAGGACAAACTCCCTCAGTCCGAAGCCGGCCGGTTCATCACCAAGGTGGACTGCGGAGGCGGCCAGGAAGCAGCGCAGTATGAGCGGCATCTGCCGTCGTGCACCCACCTGGTGCAAGCTGTAGGATTTACTCGGGATCCCCTTCCCGAGCTGTCAGTGAATGGCCGTCTTCTCGATCCTGAATTTGACTCGGTGTCAGGTGGCTTCCATGATGCGACAGGCCGTGTCGTCCCGGGTTTGCATGGAGCAGGAATCGCATTCCCGGAACGAGTGGTCGATCCCTACGGCAATGTTGAACATGCCGTTGGGTTCTGGAAGTTCATGAAGTTTATCAAGAGAGTCAGTCCCCAGTGGACAGCATGA